A genomic segment from Gemmatimonadota bacterium encodes:
- a CDS encoding UPF0182 family protein: MSRFRSLLFIVVIAALAAWILSGFWASIFVEMLWFDQLGFDDVFWTTIVAKFVTGLVFGLIALVGLGVNVYLARYFSTRLTELHLFNEEMSELEQLFSSSKLIEVVTIIGILVISAIMGLIGLANWDGMLRYFNQEAFGAADPIFNLDIGFFVFSLPILHFVRFWLLLLVVASAIAVTLYYLYRGAVTIEERGIQIRSYARNHICVLGAIVFLLMAWGYRLDMYRLLYSESGFAFGAGYTDLHARMYTLWILLFVAVACAGLFVMTLRSQRRNLPFIAIGGMIASSLIVGSVYPGLVQYFVVAPNEYDREAPYIQHNIDYTLQAYGLDGVDEVPFQIQENLAAGDIQNNITTINNLKIQDKRPLRRTYQQLQEIRTYYDFSNVDEDRYLIDGQYRQVMLAARELSYNQIPSPTWQNRHLFYTHGYGLCLSPVNTATPEGLPDLYVKDIPPVSISDDLTIRRPELYFGENMDAYAVVKTTQEEFDYPEGDQNKFSRYQDDGGVELNSYFRRLAFARYFSEVNFVISPLIVDESQVMFYRRLQSRVENIAPFLDYDHDPYLVIAGGKLYWMIDAYTTTGSYPYSQRFSGLLQMPDTGDLGTGPQSDIPGLNQPPQRRFVQDQPTLQNINYIRNSVKVVVDAYTGETDFYLVDEEDPLVRTYQKIFPTLFRPLSEMPQTLKDHIRYPRDLFAIQAAMYRIYHMRNPQVFYNKEDMWAVPQQVYAEQEQQVYPYYAVMKTAQMDKEELLLLLPFTPAGKENMIGWMAAHCDAPLYGRIQVYNFPKQELVFGPMQIEARITQDADIAKELTLWNQEGSQVIRGDIIVVPIQESLLYIEPLYLRQRSTRGGLPELKRVIVAYGNRIAMQETLDQALASIFALDGATLALETTETSDGQIVTQPRRVTLNDLARRAVTHFDEAQDHLQAGDWSEYGASLQQLENVLKRLSDEAAQLE, translated from the coding sequence TTGAGTAGATTCCGATCATTGCTGTTCATCGTAGTAATCGCCGCGCTGGCCGCATGGATCCTGAGTGGATTCTGGGCCAGTATCTTCGTCGAAATGCTCTGGTTCGATCAACTGGGTTTCGACGACGTGTTCTGGACGACGATCGTCGCCAAGTTCGTCACGGGACTGGTCTTCGGCCTGATCGCGCTGGTCGGCCTCGGAGTGAACGTCTACCTGGCTCGGTACTTCTCCACGCGCCTTACCGAGCTGCACCTGTTCAACGAGGAAATGTCGGAACTCGAACAGCTTTTTTCCTCCTCGAAGCTGATCGAGGTGGTGACGATCATCGGCATCCTGGTCATATCCGCCATCATGGGGCTGATCGGCCTGGCCAACTGGGACGGCATGCTCCGGTATTTCAACCAGGAGGCCTTCGGGGCCGCGGACCCGATCTTCAATCTCGACATCGGATTCTTCGTCTTCTCGCTCCCGATCCTGCATTTCGTCCGGTTCTGGCTGCTGCTCCTGGTCGTGGCCTCGGCAATCGCCGTAACCCTGTACTACCTCTACCGCGGCGCCGTCACCATTGAGGAGCGCGGCATCCAGATTCGCTCCTATGCACGCAATCACATCTGCGTCCTGGGCGCCATCGTCTTCCTGCTCATGGCCTGGGGCTACCGGCTGGACATGTACCGCCTGCTGTACTCCGAATCGGGTTTCGCTTTCGGCGCGGGGTATACCGATCTGCACGCCCGGATGTATACCCTGTGGATCCTGCTTTTCGTGGCCGTTGCCTGCGCCGGGCTGTTCGTGATGACGCTACGCTCGCAGCGCCGCAACCTGCCGTTCATCGCCATCGGCGGCATGATCGCCTCGTCTCTGATCGTCGGATCGGTATATCCGGGGCTGGTCCAGTATTTCGTGGTGGCGCCCAACGAATACGACCGGGAGGCGCCGTATATCCAGCATAACATCGACTATACGCTGCAGGCTTACGGACTGGACGGCGTCGACGAGGTGCCGTTCCAGATCCAGGAGAATCTCGCGGCGGGGGACATCCAGAACAACATCACGACCATCAACAACCTGAAGATCCAGGACAAGCGTCCGCTGCGCCGGACCTACCAGCAGCTCCAGGAGATCAGGACGTATTACGATTTCTCCAACGTGGACGAGGACCGGTACCTGATCGACGGGCAGTACCGGCAGGTCATGCTGGCCGCCCGGGAGTTGTCCTACAACCAGATCCCGTCGCCGACCTGGCAGAATCGCCACCTGTTCTACACCCACGGCTACGGGCTGTGCCTGAGCCCGGTGAACACGGCCACGCCCGAAGGATTGCCGGACCTCTACGTCAAGGACATCCCGCCCGTTTCGATCAGCGACGACCTCACCATTCGCCGGCCGGAACTGTACTTCGGCGAGAACATGGACGCGTACGCGGTCGTTAAGACGACGCAGGAGGAGTTCGACTATCCGGAAGGCGACCAGAACAAGTTCAGCCGGTACCAGGACGACGGCGGGGTGGAACTCAACTCCTATTTCCGCCGCCTGGCCTTCGCCCGGTATTTCAGCGAGGTCAATTTCGTCATCAGCCCGCTGATCGTCGACGAGAGCCAGGTGATGTTCTACCGCCGCCTGCAGAGCCGGGTGGAGAACATCGCACCGTTCCTGGACTATGACCACGATCCGTACCTGGTCATCGCCGGCGGCAAGCTGTACTGGATGATCGACGCCTATACCACCACGGGGTCTTATCCCTACTCACAGCGTTTCAGCGGACTTCTGCAGATGCCGGACACGGGCGACCTGGGCACCGGGCCGCAGTCGGACATCCCCGGGCTGAACCAGCCGCCCCAGCGACGGTTCGTCCAGGACCAGCCCACGCTGCAGAACATCAACTACATCCGCAACTCGGTGAAGGTGGTCGTCGACGCCTACACGGGGGAGACCGATTTCTACCTGGTGGACGAGGAAGACCCGCTGGTGCGGACCTACCAGAAGATCTTCCCTACGCTGTTCAGGCCGCTGAGCGAGATGCCGCAGACGCTGAAAGACCACATCCGCTATCCGCGCGACCTGTTCGCCATCCAGGCTGCCATGTACCGCATCTATCACATGCGCAACCCCCAGGTGTTCTACAACAAGGAAGACATGTGGGCGGTGCCCCAGCAGGTCTACGCCGAGCAGGAACAGCAGGTGTACCCGTACTATGCCGTGATGAAGACGGCCCAGATGGACAAGGAAGAACTGCTCCTCCTGCTGCCCTTCACGCCGGCCGGCAAGGAGAACATGATCGGCTGGATGGCCGCCCACTGCGACGCGCCCCTCTACGGCCGCATCCAGGTATACAACTTCCCTAAGCAGGAACTGGTCTTCGGTCCCATGCAGATCGAGGCGAGGATCACCCAGGACGCCGACATCGCGAAGGAGCTCACCCTCTGGAACCAGGAGGGCTCCCAGGTGATCCGGGGCGACATCATCGTCGTGCCGATCCAGGAATCGCTGCTCTACATCGAGCCGCTGTACCTGCGGCAGCGGTCCACGCGGGGCGGCCTGCCCGAGCTCAAGCGGGTGATCGTCGCCTACGGCAACCGCATCGCCATGCAGGAGACCCTGGATCAGGCCCTGGCGTCCATTTTCGCGCTCGACGGCGCGACCCTGGCCCTGGAGACGACGGAAACGAGCGACGGTCAGATCGTGACGCAGCCGCGGCGGGTCACGTTGAACGACCTGGCCCGGCGGGCGGTGACCCATTTCGACGAGGCACAGGACCATCTCCAGGCAGGCGACTGGTCCGAATACGGGGCCTCGCTGCAGCAGCTGGAGAACGTCCTCAAGCGCCTTTCGGACGAGGCCGCCCAGCTGGAGTAG
- a CDS encoding alpha/beta fold hydrolase, which produces MPVQTLSFPSDHGDLLAARLSLPPDGRPVAYALFAHCFTCNRNLNAVRRISQEMSDHGLAVLQFDFTGLGDSEGDFSETGFASNVDDLVAAAKYLESHHEAPQVLIGHSLGGAAVLKAAGSIPSCNAVVTIGAPAEPKHVAHLIEDARETIEQTGQATVTLAGRSFLIKKQFLDDLDETRMEDTIRRLRRALLVCHSPVDQTVGIENAARIFQAAMHPKSFLSLDKADHLLSNEADAFYVGRAAAAWATRYLDAPAAEDGGPEAAGCQVVVRTGREHYYTEVVASGHRLTVDEPESVGGTDRGGTPYDLLLGALGSCTSITLRMYADRKSWLLEEIVVRLSHAKVHASQCETCETAEGKVDRIEREIELIGDLSDEQRARLLEIADRCPVHRTLHSEILVETRLYDP; this is translated from the coding sequence ATGCCCGTTCAGACGCTCAGCTTTCCCAGCGACCACGGCGACCTGCTTGCCGCGCGGCTCAGCCTGCCGCCCGACGGGAGGCCGGTCGCCTACGCGCTCTTCGCCCACTGTTTCACCTGCAACCGGAACCTGAACGCCGTCCGGCGCATCAGCCAGGAGATGTCCGACCATGGCCTGGCCGTATTGCAGTTCGATTTCACCGGTCTGGGCGACAGCGAGGGAGACTTCTCCGAAACCGGCTTCGCGTCCAACGTGGACGACCTGGTCGCCGCGGCGAAGTATCTCGAGTCCCACCACGAAGCGCCCCAGGTCCTGATCGGGCATTCCCTGGGTGGCGCTGCGGTGCTCAAGGCGGCGGGCTCCATCCCTTCCTGTAACGCGGTCGTGACCATCGGCGCGCCGGCCGAGCCGAAGCACGTAGCCCACCTGATCGAGGACGCCCGGGAGACCATCGAGCAGACGGGCCAGGCGACCGTCACGCTCGCCGGCCGCTCCTTCCTGATCAAGAAACAGTTCCTCGACGACCTGGATGAGACGCGGATGGAGGACACGATCCGTAGACTGCGCCGCGCCCTGCTGGTGTGCCATTCGCCCGTCGACCAGACGGTCGGTATCGAGAACGCCGCCCGGATCTTCCAGGCCGCCATGCATCCCAAGAGCTTCCTCTCCCTCGACAAGGCGGATCACCTGCTGTCCAACGAGGCCGATGCCTTCTACGTCGGCCGCGCCGCGGCGGCGTGGGCGACGCGGTACCTGGACGCGCCCGCCGCGGAGGACGGCGGACCGGAAGCGGCGGGATGCCAGGTGGTGGTGCGCACGGGCCGCGAACACTACTATACCGAGGTCGTCGCGTCGGGCCATCGCCTGACCGTGGACGAACCCGAATCGGTCGGGGGCACGGACCGCGGCGGGACGCCCTACGACCTGTTGCTCGGCGCGCTGGGCTCCTGCACGTCCATCACCCTGCGGATGTACGCCGACCGGAAATCGTGGCTGCTGGAGGAGATCGTCGTCCGGCTCAGTCACGCGAAAGTCCACGCCAGCCAATGCGAGACCTGCGAAACCGCCGAGGGGAAGGTGGACCGCATCGAACGGGAGATCGAATTGATCGGCGATCTGTCCGATGAGCAGCGGGCGCGCCTGCTCGAAATCGCCGACCGGTGTCCCGTGCACCGGACCCTGCATTCGGAGATTCTGGTGGAGACCCGGCTCTACGACCCATAA